The genomic interval CAAGTGGATCATCGCGCGGTTGCTCTCGAAAGGGGCGCCGTTGGAGGGGATCGGAATTCAGGGACATTTCAGTGCGCCGTTGCCGAGCATGACGGAGGTGAAGGCGGCTCTGGACGAAATGGCGGTGTTCGGGCTGCCACTTTCGATTACGGAGTACGATGTGCGCGGGGTGTCCGAGCAGGCGGAGGCGTCATTTCTGGAGGATTTTCTGACAATGGTCTTCAGCCATCCGGCCGTGGAGAGTTTTGTGATGTGGGGGTTCTGGGATGGGGCGCACTGGCGGGACAATGCGCCGCTATTCCGGGAGGACTGGAGTCTGAAACCGTCGGGAGAGGTTTTTCTGGAGCTGGTATTTGATCGGTGGTGGACGGATACGACAGGAGTGACGGGCTCAGATGGAAGTTGGATGGTGCGGGGATTTCTGGGGGATTATGTAGTGGAGGTGGATTACGGAGAGGTTTCGGTGGTGAAGGAGGTGCATCTGGAAAGTAACACAGATACGACGGAAGTGGAGGTAGTATTGACAGGGGTTGGCGTAGAGGAGGAGCCAGAGGAGAGCTGGTTGCGCGTGGAGGGTTTTGGCCCGGATCCGTTTGTAGAGGGGACGGTGCTGCGTTACTGGCTGGGGCGCCCGGCGGAAGTGGTTCTGGAAGTGTACAATGTGCTGGGGCGTCGGGTGTATCGATGGCAGGGACGTCGGGTGGCGGGTTGGCATGCGGAATGGCTGGAGGCTTCGTCGTGGCCGTCGGGGTTGTATGTGTATCGGCTGGAAGTGGATGGGCGACTCCACACCGGACGCGTCCTGAAAATCCAGTAAACTTTACCATCTGATCGAGAGGAAGGGATATGCGGGTGCGTGTGCTGTTCTGGGTCTGTGTGGGGTGCTGGTTGCTGAGTGGCAGGCTCTTGGCACAGCCGGCACCGGCCGACTCGCTGGTGCTGGCCCGGGTGAACGGGCATGAGCTGACGGTCGGACGCTTCAATAAATCCTATCTGGAATATCTGATCCGAACCGGCCGCAATGATACCCCTGCCAATCGCTGGCGACACCTGCAACTGATCATTGATACCTATTTGCTGGCCGACGAGGCTCGGCGTCGTGGTTTTGATCAGCGCCCTGACTTTCTCGCCTTCGCGGATCGCGAGATCAAGCTGGCTGTCGGAGCTCGCTATTTTGAAAAGCACTTTTCCGACTCGCTCCCGGCCCCGACAGAAATGGAGGTGCGGGAGGCCTTTCGGCGCAGCAAGGAGACCATAGCGCTGCGGCACCTGTTTTTCCGGGATGCACGGCAGGCCCAGGAGGCCTACGAACGTCTGAAAGCCGGCGAGGACTTCGTTCAGCTGGCGAACGAGGTGTTTCGGACCGAAGCGTTCGACTCTTCGGCCGGTTTCCTGGGGTATGTGCGCTATAGCGAGCTGGACGATGCCGTGGCCGAAACGGCCGAAACGCTTCGTGTTGGTCAGTTTTCGCCACCGGTGCGTTCTCGCTACGGCTGGCACATCCTGCGGGTGGAAGAGCGCCTTTACAATCCGTTGCTGACAGAGTCAGAGTTTCAGTATCGGCGCAAAAGCATTGAAACACAGCTCCGGTTACGGCGGCTGCGACTGGAGGGTGATCGGTTCGTGCGGCGGCTCATGGAAAGCCTGAACGTGCAGGTTGACGAAGCCGCTGCCCGCCAGGTGGTGGCAGCCGTACAGGAAGCGCTGCGGCCATCGGCCTCACCGCCCCTTGTCAGTACCATTTCGGCCGAGGAATTGCAGGCGGTCGAGCAGGCGCTGACGCCCGAGACCGTCCTGATTACCTACACGCTCAACGGGCAGCAGCGTACGTTTACGGCAGGCGATTATTATCGCTGGTTGCCCGTACTGCCTTATCGCGAGGTGCGGTACCGCACGATGGCTTCGGTCGGGCGGGCGCTGCGTAATGAGGTGCTGGCCGAACTGGGCTTTGCCGAGGGACTGGAGCATGACCCTCGCGTGCTGGAAACCGTGCGTTTTCTGGCCAACGCCTATCTGGGCGATGCACTGCGTCGTCACCTGGAAACGCACGAGCGTGTCGAACCTACCGAAATGCAGGTGCGCCGGGCTTTCGAGGAGCTGGGATATCGGCGACTGAAGTCGGCCCGGGTCCATTACTGGACGATCTATGCGGGCTCGGCGGAGCGAGCTCGTCAGCTCCGGGAACAGATCACTGCGGGTACACTTGATCCCCGCACGGATACCAGCTATGTGGAATACCGGGGCGAGCTGGGCCGCGACAAACTGAGCGCCTACGTACGTAAAGCACTGCTGCAGCAGCCTCTGGTGCTCTGTCTGCAGCGTGACTCCTGCTATGTGCTCTATGTAGCCGAACGTACCCTGCGCTATACCGAGCTGGAAGAAGTAGCCGACACCATTCGCGCGCAGCTTGCACGTCTGCTTCCGGAAATGCAGCTGCTGGCCACGCTGTACCCGAAGGCTTCCATTGAAGTGGATACCACGCTGTTTGTCCAGATGATGCAGGCCCTGCGGATGAAAGGTCCCTGGATCCCACAGGAGGCCGAAGGGCCGGCCCGTCGCGAAGCGGTGTTACGCCAGATGGCCGGTCCGGAGACCCTCCGGAGAAAACAGCCATAGTGCCATGAGGCCGGGACTATCCATTGCCGAGCAGCAGGAACTGGTGGCAAGGGTGCGCCGGGGCGATGCGGCGGCATTCGAGCGGCTGTTTCGGGCCTACTACACGCCGCTCGTGCACTTTGCCGTGCACATCGTGGGCACGCTCCCGGAGGCCGAGGAAGTGGTGCAGCGCGTGTTCGTCAACATCTGGCGCAACCGGGCCGCCTGGGCGCCCCACGTCTCGGTAGCGGCCTATCTCTACGGCGCCGTGCGCAACGAAGCCGTCAAATACAGCCAGCGGCGTCCGCCCGCCGTACCGCTGGAAGAAGCGGCCGAAATGGCCTGCGACCGTCCCCACCCGGACCAGCAACTGGTCGGCAACGACCTGACCGAACTGATCGAACGGCTCATCCAGGAGCTGCCCGAGCAGCGACGGCTGATCTTCACCCTCTCGCGCGATCACGGGCTCACCTACGCCGAAATTGCGCAGTCCCTGGGCATCTCGATCAAGACTGTCGAAACGCAGATGGGGCGCGCCCTGCGTCAGCTTCGGGAGCGTCTCCAGGCGTGGTTGAACGTTGCGCCCTGAAATTTCCGAAAGCCCTTCTGTCAGGGTATCGGCTCGCTGACGGATCTCTTCTACAGCAAGGGGCAACGCGTCATCATGCACGAAGGCATCGACTGGGATCTTCTGGCTAAATACATCGCGGGCGCCTGTTCGGAAGCCGAGCGGGCGGCCGTGGAAGCCTGGGCATCGGCCGACCCGATGCATCGCCAGCTGCTGGAAGAGCTGAGGCTGACCTGGCAGGTGATGGAGCAGATGCCCCCGCCGGTTTCGGTGGAGACAGCCTGGCAACGCGTGCGGGCGCAGATGGAAAGGCCCGCCGATCGTCCGGCCATCCCTGCACGGCGGCATCAGGCCAGAGCATGGGGGGTACGGGTGCTGGCCGTGCTGGCGGTGACGCTCGGGGTTGCGCTGCTGTACCACGAGCTGGGGTGGCTTCCGCGGCCGGAGTCGGCCCACGAGTCCGAAGCTCCCCGGGTTTTTGTCACGCAGCGAGGACAGCGCGCCACCGTGCAGCTGGTCGACGGCACGCGCATTCTGCTGGCGCCCGAGTCGCGGCTTGAGGTGGCGGCCGATTACGGTCGGACCGGGCGGCACGTAACGCTGGCCGGCGAGGCCTATTTCGAGGTGGCGTCCGACTCGCTGCATCCCTTTGTGGTGCAGGCGCCCCGGCTGCGTGTGCAGGTGCTCGGGACGGCTTTCGGCGTGCGTGCCTACGCCGAAGAAACCCGGGCCTATGTGGCCGTGCGCCATGGTCGGGTGCAGGTGCAGCCCGAGTCGGCTCACGCCGAAACAGCAGCAGCTTTGCTGGAGGCCGGTCAAGTAGCCCGATTGAAAGAAGCCGGACGGCTTGAAATAAGGCGACCGGCCAGCCTGGACGCCTACGTGGGGTGGGCCGAAGGGCGCCTGGTGTTCGAGCGCACGCCGCTGCGCGAAGTGGCCCGCACGCTGGCGCGCTGGTACGACCTGGAGATCCAGCTCGACGATCCGGCGCTGGGGGCGCGGCAGCTGACGGCCACCTTCGAGGAAGCTCCGGCCTACCAGGTCCTGCAGATCATTGCGGCCACCATGAACCTGGAGGTCGTGCGAGACGCCGAAAACCCCCGGCGAATCCGCTGGCGGGAGGCTTCACCGCCATCCTGAAAGCAAGGCCAGAAGATCCCTCCGAAATCGCTGAACGTGAACGTTAACTAAACCGAACAAGGAGCGTCGCCATGGCTACCCGTCAACGCCTTTTCTGGAAGCGCATCGAAGCGTGCCGGTTGTGGTTGCTGGTGCTGGGGATGTTGCTGGGCGCACAGGTCCGGGCGCAGCAGCCGGAGGTCCGAACGGCTTCGAAAGTGGACACACCTATTGCCTGGCTGAACGACCCGTATCTCGAAAACGCTGCGCGACTCAGCCAGCCCCTGCGTCTGACACTGGAGCAGGTAACGCGTGAGCAGGCACTCCGCATCATTGCGCAACAGGCCGGCCTGCGACTTTCCTACGAGTGGAGCGAGGCGATGAACGAGCCCGTTACGCTCCGCCAGTCGCAGGGCACCGTGCTGGACGCGCTCTACGCCGTGACGGCCGGCACCGACCTGCGACTGATGATCACACGCAGCGGCTACCTGCTGGTCGGTCGTGCGCGGAAGTCTTCGGCCGAAACGGCGGAGCCTGCTCCGGTCCAGCAGGAAGGAAGCATTGCCGGGCGCGTGATTGACGCGGCCACCGGGGAAGGGCTTCCCGGTGTGAATGTCTTTCTGGTGGGTACCACGCTGGGAGCCAGCACCGACGTAGATGGCAACTACCGGATCGACAATATCCCGGCCGGTCTCTACACATTGCAGGCGTCCTTCATCGGCTACCGGACGGCCACGGTCGACAGTGTCGAGGTGCGTGCAGGCGAAGTTACCGTGGTCAACCTGGCGCTCGAGCAGGAAGTGCTCGGCCTGGAAGAAATCGTGGTGGTGGGCTACGGTACGCAGCGGCGTCGGGATGTGACAGGTGCCGTCTCGTCGGTGAACGTCGAAAGCCTGCAGGAGCTGCCCGTCACGAACGTCGTGGAGGCGCTCCAGACGCGGGCTCCCGGCGTGCGCGTGATCACCTCCGATGGGCGGCCGGGCGGCAGCGGCCTGGAAGTTCAAATCCGAGGCGCTCGATCGCTGACAGCCAGCAACCAGCCGCTGTTTGTCATCGACGGGGTGCCCGTCGAAGGCGTAAATCTGTCCGAACTGAATCTGAGCGACATTGTCTCGATCGAGGTGCTGAAAGACGCCTCGGCGGCGGCCATCTAC from Rhodothermus marinus carries:
- a CDS encoding endo-1,4-beta-xylanase; this translates as MHRILTFFLLCICSVWPIVGYGQSWRVAAEQRIEQYRKGPLRVRVVRPDGRPVEGAQVHVRMTRHAFGFGTAISFGLVLGTGYNPTYRAKLEDLTGDGRSFNLATPENALKWPSWEGEWPVSNRRKIDIINWLRAKGYEIRGHNLLWPDWQWMPDDLEQNRDNPQYIYDRVREHIFEVAGHRDLRGKLREWDVLNEPAHLTALRDVFNGWGSYEVGEDFYVDVFQWAKQADSTARLFINEYNIINNYANEQSTRNYYKWIIARLLSKGAPLEGIGIQGHFSAPLPSMTEVKAALDEMAVFGLPLSITEYDVRGVSEQAEASFLEDFLTMVFSHPAVESFVMWGFWDGAHWRDNAPLFREDWSLKPSGEVFLELVFDRWWTDTTGVTGSDGSWMVRGFLGDYVVEVDYGEVSVVKEVHLESNTDTTEVEVVLTGVGVEEEPEESWLRVEGFGPDPFVEGTVLRYWLGRPAEVVLEVYNVLGRRVYRWQGRRVAGWHAEWLEASSWPSGLYVYRLEVDGRLHTGRVLKIQ
- a CDS encoding peptidylprolyl isomerase codes for the protein MRVRVLFWVCVGCWLLSGRLLAQPAPADSLVLARVNGHELTVGRFNKSYLEYLIRTGRNDTPANRWRHLQLIIDTYLLADEARRRGFDQRPDFLAFADREIKLAVGARYFEKHFSDSLPAPTEMEVREAFRRSKETIALRHLFFRDARQAQEAYERLKAGEDFVQLANEVFRTEAFDSSAGFLGYVRYSELDDAVAETAETLRVGQFSPPVRSRYGWHILRVEERLYNPLLTESEFQYRRKSIETQLRLRRLRLEGDRFVRRLMESLNVQVDEAAARQVVAAVQEALRPSASPPLVSTISAEELQAVEQALTPETVLITYTLNGQQRTFTAGDYYRWLPVLPYREVRYRTMASVGRALRNEVLAELGFAEGLEHDPRVLETVRFLANAYLGDALRRHLETHERVEPTEMQVRRAFEELGYRRLKSARVHYWTIYAGSAERARQLREQITAGTLDPRTDTSYVEYRGELGRDKLSAYVRKALLQQPLVLCLQRDSCYVLYVAERTLRYTELEEVADTIRAQLARLLPEMQLLATLYPKASIEVDTTLFVQMMQALRMKGPWIPQEAEGPARREAVLRQMAGPETLRRKQP
- a CDS encoding RNA polymerase sigma-70 factor — protein: MRPGLSIAEQQELVARVRRGDAAAFERLFRAYYTPLVHFAVHIVGTLPEAEEVVQRVFVNIWRNRAAWAPHVSVAAYLYGAVRNEAVKYSQRRPPAVPLEEAAEMACDRPHPDQQLVGNDLTELIERLIQELPEQRRLIFTLSRDHGLTYAEIAQSLGISIKTVETQMGRALRQLRERLQAWLNVAP
- a CDS encoding FecR domain-containing protein, which codes for MHEGIDWDLLAKYIAGACSEAERAAVEAWASADPMHRQLLEELRLTWQVMEQMPPPVSVETAWQRVRAQMERPADRPAIPARRHQARAWGVRVLAVLAVTLGVALLYHELGWLPRPESAHESEAPRVFVTQRGQRATVQLVDGTRILLAPESRLEVAADYGRTGRHVTLAGEAYFEVASDSLHPFVVQAPRLRVQVLGTAFGVRAYAEETRAYVAVRHGRVQVQPESAHAETAAALLEAGQVARLKEAGRLEIRRPASLDAYVGWAEGRLVFERTPLREVARTLARWYDLEIQLDDPALGARQLTATFEEAPAYQVLQIIAATMNLEVVRDAENPRRIRWREASPPS